A section of the Castanea sativa cultivar Marrone di Chiusa Pesio chromosome 12, ASM4071231v1 genome encodes:
- the LOC142618981 gene encoding H/ACA ribonucleoprotein complex subunit 3-like protein, protein MYLQFYINENGDKVYTTKKESLLGLATKSAHPARFSPDDKYSRQRILLKKRFGLLPTQQPPPKY, encoded by the exons ATGTATCTGCAGTTTTATATAAACGAGAATGGTGACAAAGTCTATACCACTAAG AAAGAATCACTACTGGGACTGGCAACAAAATCTGCTCATCCAG CCCGCTTCTCCCCTGATGATAAATACTCAAGGCAAAGAATTCTTTTGAAGAAGCGATTTGGATTGTTGCCAACCCAGCAGCCACCCCCAAAGTATTGA